Proteins from a single region of Streptomyces vinaceus:
- a CDS encoding GNAT family N-acetyltransferase: MSDQYVMRAVRADEWEKVKELRISALKDPAAPVAFLETLDQAEARTDEFWQDRARGASHGRHARQFVAEGPDGEWVGSVTVLVEEGGTTDFFERVVERTQGHLVGVFVRPGQRGSGLTQRLFAAALEWAWALEGPALDRVRLFVHEENPRAAAFYRRIGFKASGHVVPVPADPGAKEFEYVLPRP; encoded by the coding sequence ATGAGCGATCAGTATGTGATGCGTGCGGTACGGGCCGACGAGTGGGAGAAGGTCAAGGAGCTGCGGATTTCCGCGCTCAAGGACCCGGCGGCGCCCGTGGCCTTCCTGGAGACCCTGGACCAGGCCGAGGCCAGGACGGACGAGTTCTGGCAGGACCGGGCGCGCGGGGCCTCGCACGGGCGGCATGCACGGCAGTTCGTCGCCGAGGGGCCGGACGGGGAGTGGGTCGGGTCGGTGACCGTGCTCGTCGAGGAAGGCGGGACCACCGACTTCTTCGAGCGGGTCGTCGAGCGGACCCAGGGCCACCTGGTGGGTGTGTTCGTACGCCCCGGGCAGCGGGGGAGCGGGCTGACGCAGCGGCTTTTCGCCGCCGCGCTGGAGTGGGCCTGGGCGCTGGAGGGGCCGGCGCTGGACCGCGTACGGCTCTTCGTGCACGAGGAGAACCCGCGGGCCGCGGCCTTCTACCGGCGGATCGGGTTCAAGGCGAGCGGGCATGTCGTACCCGTGCCGGCCGATCCG